The Maylandia zebra isolate NMK-2024a linkage group LG4, Mzebra_GT3a, whole genome shotgun sequence genome includes a window with the following:
- the LOC101477456 gene encoding uncharacterized protein LOC101477456 isoform X2, which produces MNLLSTTHLFFLLAIYSPQSLLPCVQCSKLCPHKCICYEHADLVDCRDRGFEHVPRGLPHGTWLLELGRNNLSVIGTQAFKGLWSLRVLVLTNSQIEEIQPQAFFSLSFLEKLDLSWNKLKTLPVDFSSSLPALKELRLEHNILHYLSGYSLEFLDNMEKLDLSYNKLVSVGPGVFRGLSRLRQLYLHNNKLTVVQHGSLDMLPGLEVLQLSNNNISQIDTDALAPLYSLAVLDLEGNNLHNLKFKTFISLHTTATHIQLSGNPWSCDCELHRVFSKILHVRHLHIDDYRNVTCQDPPQLMGASLAWVDSQLCVAETATVLVITVTMLVTVVAALVMAERNRKRNRGKNWDTESQTQTHSPPS; this is translated from the exons ATGAATCTTCTTTCCACAACACATCTCTTCTTCCTTCTTGCCATTTACTCCCCGCAGTCCCTTCTCCCATGTGTTCAGTGCTCAAAGTTGTGTCCACACAAGTGCATTTGTTATGAGCATGCTGACCTGGTGGACTGCCGCGACCGTGGGTTTGAGCACGTTCCCAGGGGTCTCCCGCACGGCACGTGGCTGCTGGAGCTAGGAAGAAACAATCTGAGTGTGATAGGCACTCAAGCCTTCAAAGGACTGTGGTCCTTACGGGTGCTGGTGCTCACCAACAGCCAGATAGAGGAAATCCAACCACAG GCATTTTTCTCATTGTCCTTTCTGGAGAAACTGGATCTCAGTTGGAACAAATTAAAAACTCTCCCTGTGGACTTCTCATCCAGTCTGCCTGCTCTCAAAGAACTGCGACTGGAGCACAACATCTTGCATTATCTATCTGGATACAG CCTGGAGTTTCTGGACAACATGGAAAAGCTGGACCTGAGTTATAACAAACTGGTGTCTGTTGGCCCCGGCGTGTTCAGAGGCCTCTCCCGGCTCAGACAACTCTATCTACACAACAACAAACTGACTGTGGTGCAGCATGGGAGCCTGGACATGCTGCCTGGACTGGAG GTACTCCAGCTGAGCAACAACAACATCTCTCAGATAGATACTGATGCCCTGGCACCTCTGTACAGCCTGGCTGTTCTTGATCTGGAGGGAAACAACCTGCATAACCTCAAATTTAAGACCTTCATCAGCCTTCATACAACAGCAACACACATACAGCTGTCAG GGAACCCTTGGagctgtgactgtgagctgcaTCGTGTTTTCAGTAAGATCCTACACGTCCGGCACCTCCACATTGACGACTACCGCAACGTGACATGCCAGGACCCTCCGCAGCTGATGGGGGCTTCGTTGGCCTGGGTAGACAGCCAACTCTGCGTGGCTGAGACCGCTACTGTACTCGTCATCACTGTCACTATGCTTGTCACCGTGGTGGCCGCTCTGGTGATGGCGGAAAGGAACAGGAAGAGGAACCGAGGGAAGAACTGGGACACCGAGTCACAGACGCAAACTCACAGCCCTCCATCCTGA
- the LOC101477456 gene encoding uncharacterized protein LOC101477456 isoform X1 — translation MNLLSTTHLFFLLAIYSPQSLLPCVQCSKLCPHKCICYEHADLVDCRDRGFEHVPRGLPHGTWLLELGRNNLSVIGTQAFKGLWSLRVLVLTNSQIEEIQPQAFFSLSFLEKLDLSWNKLKTLPVDFSSSLPALKELRLEHNILHYLSGYSLEFLDNMEKLDLSYNKLVSVGPGVFRGLSRLRQLYLHNNKLTVVQHGSLDMLPGLEVNRLFFKWVLQLSNNNISQIDTDALAPLYSLAVLDLEGNNLHNLKFKTFISLHTTATHIQLSGNPWSCDCELHRVFSKILHVRHLHIDDYRNVTCQDPPQLMGASLAWVDSQLCVAETATVLVITVTMLVTVVAALVMAERNRKRNRGKNWDTESQTQTHSPPS, via the exons ATGAATCTTCTTTCCACAACACATCTCTTCTTCCTTCTTGCCATTTACTCCCCGCAGTCCCTTCTCCCATGTGTTCAGTGCTCAAAGTTGTGTCCACACAAGTGCATTTGTTATGAGCATGCTGACCTGGTGGACTGCCGCGACCGTGGGTTTGAGCACGTTCCCAGGGGTCTCCCGCACGGCACGTGGCTGCTGGAGCTAGGAAGAAACAATCTGAGTGTGATAGGCACTCAAGCCTTCAAAGGACTGTGGTCCTTACGGGTGCTGGTGCTCACCAACAGCCAGATAGAGGAAATCCAACCACAG GCATTTTTCTCATTGTCCTTTCTGGAGAAACTGGATCTCAGTTGGAACAAATTAAAAACTCTCCCTGTGGACTTCTCATCCAGTCTGCCTGCTCTCAAAGAACTGCGACTGGAGCACAACATCTTGCATTATCTATCTGGATACAG CCTGGAGTTTCTGGACAACATGGAAAAGCTGGACCTGAGTTATAACAAACTGGTGTCTGTTGGCCCCGGCGTGTTCAGAGGCCTCTCCCGGCTCAGACAACTCTATCTACACAACAACAAACTGACTGTGGTGCAGCATGGGAGCCTGGACATGCTGCCTGGACTGGAGGTgaacagacttttttttaaatgg GTACTCCAGCTGAGCAACAACAACATCTCTCAGATAGATACTGATGCCCTGGCACCTCTGTACAGCCTGGCTGTTCTTGATCTGGAGGGAAACAACCTGCATAACCTCAAATTTAAGACCTTCATCAGCCTTCATACAACAGCAACACACATACAGCTGTCAG GGAACCCTTGGagctgtgactgtgagctgcaTCGTGTTTTCAGTAAGATCCTACACGTCCGGCACCTCCACATTGACGACTACCGCAACGTGACATGCCAGGACCCTCCGCAGCTGATGGGGGCTTCGTTGGCCTGGGTAGACAGCCAACTCTGCGTGGCTGAGACCGCTACTGTACTCGTCATCACTGTCACTATGCTTGTCACCGTGGTGGCCGCTCTGGTGATGGCGGAAAGGAACAGGAAGAGGAACCGAGGGAAGAACTGGGACACCGAGTCACAGACGCAAACTCACAGCCCTCCATCCTGA